A window of Amycolatopsis australiensis contains these coding sequences:
- a CDS encoding NDP-hexose 2,3-dehydratase family protein, with amino-acid sequence MDRHTGTGLLRKPDVTLPHRLAKSAAATGGVATPDAHVAEWIAQRNLAHRHEVRRIEFGELRRWGFDPGSGDLRHDSGRFFAVEGLEVDTDHGPVTHWSQPIINQPEIGILGILVQEIDGVLHCLMQAKSEPGNVNGVQISPTVQATKSNYTRVHGGRPVPYLEHFRDPDPETVLADVLQSEQGSWFYRKRNRNMIVEVPESAVGDELPDDFRWLTLGQLHELLKQDNVVNMDARTVLSCMPAGIEGVEAEAVTDLAASVARSSAQHTGSLHTRTEVLSWITSRQAQHVVRTSPLPLREVANWVRTPAAISHELGLFFSIIAVDITTNGREVAQWTQPLVRPHGAGVVALLVKRVDGVLHALLNARVEPGYLDVVELAPTVQCTPDNYVHTAPPDRPPFLDMVLARRADQVLFAAQLSEEGGRFHHAYSDYQIIEVPADFPDAGLADFRWLTLNQLNELLRHSHYVNVQARSLIACLRGLR; translated from the coding sequence ATGGACCGTCACACTGGAACCGGCTTGCTCCGCAAACCGGACGTGACGTTGCCCCACCGGCTCGCGAAGTCCGCGGCCGCCACCGGCGGCGTCGCCACGCCGGACGCGCACGTGGCCGAGTGGATCGCGCAGCGCAATCTCGCCCACCGCCACGAAGTGCGGCGGATCGAGTTCGGCGAGCTGCGCCGGTGGGGCTTCGACCCCGGCAGCGGCGACCTCCGCCACGACAGCGGCCGCTTCTTCGCCGTCGAGGGCCTGGAGGTCGACACCGACCACGGCCCGGTGACGCACTGGTCGCAGCCGATCATCAACCAGCCGGAGATCGGCATCCTGGGCATCCTCGTGCAGGAGATCGACGGCGTCCTGCACTGCCTGATGCAGGCGAAGTCCGAGCCGGGCAACGTCAACGGCGTCCAGATCTCGCCGACCGTGCAGGCGACGAAGAGCAACTACACGCGCGTGCACGGCGGGCGGCCGGTCCCCTACCTCGAGCACTTCCGCGACCCGGACCCGGAGACGGTGCTCGCCGACGTCCTGCAGTCCGAGCAGGGGTCCTGGTTCTACCGCAAGCGCAACCGGAACATGATCGTCGAGGTGCCGGAGTCCGCCGTCGGGGACGAGCTGCCCGACGACTTCCGCTGGCTCACCCTCGGCCAGCTGCACGAGCTGCTCAAGCAGGACAACGTGGTCAACATGGACGCCCGGACCGTGCTGTCCTGCATGCCCGCGGGCATCGAGGGCGTCGAAGCGGAGGCGGTGACCGACCTCGCCGCGTCGGTGGCGCGGTCCTCGGCCCAGCACACCGGCAGCCTGCACACGCGCACGGAGGTGCTGAGCTGGATCACCTCGCGCCAGGCGCAGCACGTCGTGCGCACCAGCCCGCTGCCCCTGCGCGAGGTCGCGAACTGGGTCCGCACGCCCGCCGCGATCTCGCACGAGCTGGGCCTGTTCTTCAGCATCATCGCCGTCGACATCACCACGAACGGGCGCGAAGTCGCGCAGTGGACCCAGCCGCTGGTGCGGCCGCACGGCGCGGGCGTGGTGGCGCTGCTGGTCAAGCGCGTCGACGGTGTGCTGCACGCGCTGCTCAACGCGCGCGTCGAGCCCGGTTACCTCGACGTGGTGGAGCTGGCCCCGACCGTGCAGTGCACGCCGGACAACTACGTGCACACCGCGCCACCGGACCGGCCGCCGTTCCTCGACATGGTGCTGGCCCGGCGTGCCGACCAGGTGCTGTTCGCCGCCCAGCTGTCGGAAGAAGGCGGGCGGTTCCACCACGCCTACAGCGACTACCAGATCATCGAAGTGCCCGCCGACTTCCCGGACGCGGGCCTGGCCGACTTCCGCTGGCTGACCCTGAACCAGCTCAACGAGCTGCTGCGGCACAGCCACTACGTCAACGTGCAGGCCCGCAGCCTGATCGCGTGCCTGCGGGGGCTGCGGTGA
- a CDS encoding macrolide family glycosyltransferase produces MDVSGSHVAFFSFPGFGHIRPTLPVVRELLARGHDVSYVVAERFAGVVAETGADVLTYPSAFPGSMPDVHTADDLAVVLAHYLDEAFAPLATAWPRFAGRPVDLVVEDVLSTDVGGLVARRAGCGVVRLFAGFGGNDEVPLNGSETELAGPPLDPGHPVLAACGERVKTRLARFGLDTPSPEPARGGEVVANLVFVPRAFQPRAECFGDEFVFVGPTGDDGAAAGSWQPPGGDVPVVLVSLGTSSNSNPGFFTACGRAFAGTGWRVVMTTAGHVGDDVAAAMPDNVELHSWLDHRAVLPHTDVVVCQAGTGSLMDAFGHGVPVVAVPQRPEARVTAARVERLGLGRALLDDVTGADVRDAVLAVAADAAVAKEVARMRAAIRASGGAKRAADVLERAVRSTDGETA; encoded by the coding sequence GTGGACGTCTCCGGCAGCCATGTCGCCTTCTTCAGCTTCCCGGGTTTCGGGCACATCCGGCCGACCCTGCCGGTGGTGCGCGAGCTGCTCGCGCGCGGGCACGACGTGTCCTACGTGGTCGCCGAGCGGTTCGCCGGCGTGGTCGCGGAGACCGGCGCCGACGTGCTCACCTATCCGTCGGCGTTCCCCGGGTCGATGCCGGACGTGCATACCGCCGACGACCTCGCCGTCGTGCTGGCGCACTACCTCGACGAGGCGTTCGCCCCGCTGGCCACCGCGTGGCCGCGGTTCGCCGGCCGCCCGGTGGACCTCGTCGTCGAGGACGTGCTGAGCACCGACGTCGGCGGGCTGGTCGCGCGGCGCGCCGGCTGCGGGGTCGTCCGCCTGTTCGCCGGGTTCGGCGGCAACGACGAAGTCCCGCTGAACGGCAGCGAAACCGAGCTGGCCGGACCGCCGCTCGACCCCGGGCATCCCGTGCTCGCGGCCTGCGGGGAACGGGTCAAGACGCGGCTGGCGCGCTTCGGCCTCGACACGCCATCGCCGGAACCGGCCCGGGGCGGGGAAGTCGTGGCGAACCTCGTGTTCGTGCCGCGCGCTTTCCAGCCGCGCGCCGAGTGCTTCGGCGACGAGTTCGTGTTCGTCGGCCCGACCGGCGACGACGGCGCGGCCGCCGGCAGCTGGCAGCCGCCCGGCGGGGACGTCCCCGTCGTGCTGGTTTCGCTGGGTACCTCGTCCAACAGCAATCCCGGGTTCTTCACCGCCTGCGGGCGGGCTTTCGCGGGCACCGGCTGGCGGGTGGTGATGACCACCGCCGGGCACGTCGGCGACGACGTCGCGGCGGCCATGCCCGACAACGTCGAGCTGCACTCGTGGCTCGACCACCGCGCGGTCCTCCCGCACACCGACGTCGTCGTCTGCCAGGCCGGGACGGGCTCCCTGATGGACGCGTTCGGCCACGGCGTCCCGGTGGTCGCCGTGCCGCAGCGGCCCGAGGCGCGGGTGACGGCCGCCCGGGTCGAACGGCTGGGCCTGGGACGCGCGCTGCTCGACGACGTGACCGGCGCCGACGTGCGCGATGCCGTGCTGGCCGTCGCCGCCGACGCGGCCGTGGCGAAGGAGGTGGCGCGGATGCGGGCGGCGATCCGCGCGTCCGGCGGCGCGAAACGGGCGGCGGACGTGCTCGAACGCGCCGTGCGGTCCACCGATGGGGAAACGGCATGA